The following are encoded in a window of Roseivirga misakiensis genomic DNA:
- a CDS encoding ABC transporter permease: MTKVVNSHKPPLLPKRFLKWYCKPDLYEDISGDIEEDFNRRHELKGARSARFFYYLDVIRFFRPFAVKNLFKTQIDNSMFSINSKIALRNLGKHKLYSFINISGLALGIAACLVIAHYVAFQLSFDKQFENSDTLYRVHMTRYQNGVNQGTNEDVGFGLGPAIRKAAPEIERSSLLHTYSDGAVVSPLVDSISTAAFQEYDILFVEPSFLDMFSMNFLSGDSKTALDDLKSVVISESTAKKYFGNTNDLLVGQTLNIEGNWGESGAFTIAGVFEDFPDNSHLAFDILLPMSNVLKDSQYQSDDAAWGWSNFELYVQLNPQTTEAIVEGKIASLMEEYVGEEMQQNGEERIPSIQSIKELHLKSERTGEEGAMTSIYFLILIASFILVIAWINFINLSTAKAAERSREVGVKKAMGAVKRQIIIQFLTESFWINLLATVLAIGIAYGLLPEMGLIIGEDLSLDLANPVTLIIIGGMIFIGPLLAGIYPAFVMSAFKTTDSLKGHKTLGSGKVPLRKILVVFQFVISTLMIAGTYAVTEQLKFMSNQSTGFEKDRILVVNGPQTDIAFTSFEKFKQEVKAIPSVEQFATSRSIPGGGYNWGTEMYKEGDDKSTRKRISIIWVDSDFIPTYEIEMISGRDFSDPIRKAEDISIANGLIINEATVKAYNLGTPEEAINKKLVVSGEVIPVRGVMKDHNWQSLHNKIAPSAFLFSNASKRHFSLKLNMQNTEQVISQISSLYEENFPGNPIEYHFLNDFFNEQYQADQEFGKIFNSFAIFAVIASCLGLLGLTAFQMLQKSKEIGIRKVLGAKMTSITILFSKNYVSLILIANVIAVPITYFGIRSWLEDFAFKISISPKLFIVPVILLMGIALITITFQTLKAAQANPIKSLRSE; this comes from the coding sequence ATGACAAAGGTCGTGAACAGTCATAAACCACCATTGCTCCCGAAAAGATTCTTAAAGTGGTATTGTAAGCCAGATTTGTACGAAGATATCTCAGGAGACATTGAAGAAGATTTTAACAGAAGACATGAACTAAAAGGAGCTCGGTCGGCTCGGTTCTTTTATTACCTCGACGTCATCAGGTTTTTTAGACCTTTTGCAGTCAAAAATTTATTCAAAACTCAAATCGACAACAGTATGTTCAGCATCAACTCAAAAATTGCGCTACGCAATCTCGGAAAGCATAAGCTTTACTCTTTCATCAATATCAGCGGTTTAGCGCTAGGCATAGCAGCTTGCTTGGTCATAGCTCATTATGTAGCATTTCAACTTAGTTTCGACAAACAATTTGAAAATTCAGATACGCTCTATCGTGTTCATATGACTCGGTACCAAAATGGGGTAAACCAAGGAACCAACGAAGATGTAGGCTTTGGTTTAGGGCCCGCGATCAGAAAAGCCGCACCAGAAATAGAAAGATCATCACTTTTGCATACCTACTCGGATGGTGCCGTTGTCAGTCCCTTGGTTGACTCTATTAGCACAGCTGCATTTCAAGAGTACGACATCCTATTCGTAGAACCATCTTTCTTGGATATGTTCTCAATGAATTTCTTATCTGGCGATTCAAAAACGGCACTCGATGACCTGAAATCGGTAGTCATATCGGAATCAACGGCTAAAAAATACTTTGGCAATACCAACGATTTATTAGTTGGCCAAACCCTAAATATAGAAGGTAACTGGGGCGAATCAGGTGCATTTACCATAGCAGGCGTATTCGAAGACTTTCCAGATAATTCGCATTTAGCTTTCGACATACTCCTACCAATGAGTAATGTGTTGAAAGATTCACAATACCAAAGCGATGACGCAGCTTGGGGTTGGAGCAACTTCGAGCTTTACGTGCAGTTAAACCCCCAAACCACAGAAGCCATTGTCGAAGGGAAAATCGCCTCTTTGATGGAAGAATATGTCGGTGAAGAAATGCAGCAGAACGGTGAAGAACGAATTCCTAGTATCCAATCCATAAAAGAGCTGCACTTAAAGTCAGAAAGAACAGGCGAAGAGGGGGCCATGACATCAATATACTTCCTTATACTTATCGCATCTTTTATACTCGTTATCGCCTGGATCAACTTCATCAACCTTTCGACAGCTAAGGCAGCAGAAAGAAGTCGAGAAGTGGGAGTAAAAAAGGCAATGGGTGCTGTAAAAAGACAAATTATCATACAGTTTTTGACTGAATCCTTCTGGATTAATCTGTTGGCCACGGTACTTGCCATCGGTATAGCCTACGGTTTACTACCAGAAATGGGACTAATCATTGGCGAGGACTTAAGCCTTGACCTTGCCAACCCAGTCACGTTAATCATAATTGGTGGCATGATATTCATTGGCCCATTACTAGCCGGTATATACCCCGCTTTTGTGATGTCGGCTTTTAAAACTACTGATTCACTAAAAGGCCATAAAACGCTGGGTTCTGGAAAAGTCCCTTTGAGAAAAATATTGGTTGTCTTCCAATTCGTCATCTCCACGCTTATGATAGCTGGTACCTATGCCGTGACCGAGCAGCTAAAATTCATGAGCAACCAATCTACTGGTTTCGAAAAAGACCGAATTCTCGTTGTCAATGGCCCTCAAACCGACATAGCCTTTACCAGCTTTGAGAAGTTTAAACAGGAAGTCAAAGCGATTCCTTCAGTCGAGCAATTCGCTACTTCTAGAAGTATTCCTGGAGGAGGGTATAACTGGGGAACTGAAATGTATAAAGAAGGGGATGATAAATCTACCCGAAAAAGAATCAGTATAATTTGGGTCGATTCAGATTTCATACCCACCTATGAAATAGAAATGATATCTGGGCGAGACTTTTCTGATCCTATCAGAAAGGCTGAAGATATAAGCATTGCAAATGGCCTAATTATTAATGAGGCTACGGTCAAAGCTTACAATCTCGGCACCCCAGAAGAAGCTATTAACAAAAAACTGGTGGTTAGTGGTGAAGTAATTCCAGTCAGGGGCGTTATGAAAGACCACAACTGGCAATCGCTACACAATAAGATCGCTCCGAGTGCTTTTCTATTTTCTAACGCATCAAAAAGGCACTTTTCATTGAAGCTGAATATGCAAAACACCGAGCAAGTGATTAGTCAAATCAGCAGCTTGTATGAAGAAAATTTTCCAGGCAACCCTATTGAATACCACTTTTTGAACGACTTTTTTAATGAGCAGTACCAGGCCGATCAAGAATTTGGAAAGATTTTCAACAGCTTCGCCATTTTTGCAGTCATAGCGTCTTGCTTGGGCCTACTTGGTTTAACAGCGTTTCAAATGCTTCAAAAATCAAAGGAAATCGGTATTCGAAAAGTATTAGGAGCAAAAATGACAAGTATCACCATTCTATTCTCTAAGAATTATGTGAGCCTTATTCTCATCGCCAACGTGATAGCCGTGCCGATCACTTATTTTGGAATACGATCTTGGTTAGAGGATTTTGCCTTTAAGATTTCGATTTCCCCCAAGCTCTTTATCGTGCCAGTAATACTTTTGATGGGCATAGCCTTGATTACAATTACTTTTCAAACACTAAAGGCCGCACAAGCAAACCCAATAAAGAGCCTGAGATCTGAATAA
- a CDS encoding PadR family transcriptional regulator, translated as MKGTNLGEFQELVMLTIGVLYPEAYGVAIKDEIREKTGRRVTLSTVHAALNRLEKKSLIESSFGEATKIRGGKRKKYFTITAYGLKTLQETREQREQFWNAMPEQVFQVNWES; from the coding sequence ATGAAAGGAACAAATCTGGGTGAATTCCAAGAGCTAGTTATGCTAACCATAGGGGTATTATATCCTGAAGCTTATGGTGTAGCGATAAAAGACGAAATACGAGAAAAAACTGGTAGAAGGGTAACGCTCAGTACGGTACATGCAGCCTTAAACAGGCTTGAAAAAAAGAGTCTGATTGAAAGTAGTTTCGGTGAAGCTACCAAGATCCGTGGTGGTAAGAGAAAAAAGTACTTTACAATTACTGCTTACGGCCTAAAAACACTGCAAGAAACCAGAGAACAGCGTGAACAGTTCTGGAATGCTATGCCAGAGCAAGTATTTCAAGTGAACTGGGAATCATGA
- a CDS encoding carboxypeptidase-like regulatory domain-containing protein: MQNPLAISGTVRATDVEGTLPSAHVFLSNTTFGKITDRQGKFQIKVDRPGTYELIVRFTGYKTFSRTLVIESDGIEGLEISLKPQNRDLGSFTIVAKNRSEWRKNLKLFKDVFLGTSSNAESTKILNEEVMNFYNDRENGKLIAFADEPLMIRNKALGYDIEYYLETFELFYTESYSRYLGYPLFKEISLSKPSSRVVKRRREAYLGSIEHFFLSIFEGKLLEEGFIVRTARDTIGGGLLVASDTVDISMTKVQSNITTKSMSFEDYLFITYTGAYETEEYERYKAMLMINDQVKRTGGRNRQRSWIKMVDQNKPILFESSGYVINPLDFYQYGFWGFEKMADRVPLNYRLNSEN; encoded by the coding sequence ATGCAAAACCCACTTGCCATCAGTGGTACAGTTCGGGCGACTGACGTGGAAGGTACGCTGCCAAGCGCACATGTTTTTTTATCAAATACAACGTTCGGAAAGATCACCGATCGACAGGGAAAGTTTCAGATTAAGGTTGATCGACCGGGAACATACGAGCTAATTGTTCGATTCACGGGGTATAAGACGTTCTCCAGAACTTTGGTGATTGAATCGGATGGAATCGAGGGTTTAGAGATTTCCCTGAAGCCTCAAAATAGAGATTTAGGAAGTTTTACTATTGTAGCCAAGAATAGATCTGAGTGGCGAAAGAATCTAAAGCTTTTCAAGGATGTATTTTTGGGTACTTCTAGTAATGCTGAGTCAACCAAAATTCTCAACGAAGAGGTCATGAATTTCTATAATGATCGGGAGAATGGGAAGCTCATAGCTTTTGCAGATGAACCGTTAATGATTCGAAATAAAGCCTTGGGTTACGATATTGAGTATTACCTCGAAACTTTCGAGTTATTCTATACGGAGAGTTATAGCAGGTATTTAGGCTATCCTTTATTCAAAGAAATTTCATTAAGTAAACCCTCATCAAGAGTTGTTAAACGTAGAAGAGAGGCTTATTTGGGATCAATTGAGCATTTTTTCTTATCAATATTTGAGGGTAAACTTCTGGAGGAAGGATTTATAGTCCGCACAGCCAGGGATACTATTGGCGGGGGATTATTGGTAGCTTCGGATACCGTTGACATTAGTATGACTAAGGTCCAAAGTAATATTACCACTAAAAGTATGTCATTCGAAGACTACCTGTTCATTACTTACACTGGAGCGTACGAAACGGAAGAGTATGAGAGGTATAAAGCGATGCTGATGATTAATGATCAGGTCAAACGAACAGGAGGGAGGAATAGACAACGATCTTGGATAAAGATGGTTGATCAGAATAAACCGATTCTTTTTGAGTCGAGCGGTTATGTCATAAATCCACTTGATTTTTATCAATATGGCTTTTGGGGGTTCGAAAAAATGGCAGATCGAGTACCGTTGAATTATCGGTTAAACTCAGAAAATTAA
- a CDS encoding ABC transporter permease: protein MKKQGTPPRWALRLLEWYCRPDLLEDLQGDLHEYFERNIEEKGVRRARLNYIVDVFKFFKPYTVKKLDILDQLTQFVMFKNYFKTSVRSIVRNKLFSAINIVGLAISMSICLLVISIVSESFSYDKFHADYDRIHRVITQYQFLEDDPNDFASTSILAGQRTMEEVPGLEASTMLVSNYSEDILINDKYYPIEGRFATEDFFEVFSFNVLRGNASTALEEPNSIVITDKTAERLYAGKDALGKTMVTKSGKNYLITAIVETPPHASHFTFQSLISYSTYKAERNENPDSKYWISWNNIWSNHVYIKLLENTKPAEVNARLLSISEEENKASDRISNTVSLQPLTNIIMRSDLSNSNGKVIGIEVIWILTGLTLVIILSAGFNYTNLSIARSLRRSKEVGVRKVIGATRGHIFTQFILEATIISMISLCISFFLLQVLKPQFVQLLPEFAEAYQLNTEVSLVLYFILFAVIIGVMAGTFPALFLSKLNAINALKNSGSGRLFSRVNVRKALIVIQFTLSIAFIVAASIGYKQYKYALGFDLGFNTENILNVRVQGNDVGQLEAAFSKIPEVTDISKSTLVASTGSTYSATFKFEDPMDSTSLFYNAVDEKYIPLMKHDIIAGTNFTGLSKDPKEESVVILNETAIKHFNMGTPTEALEKNVEIDGKKLKIIGVVRDFHYAKIQDDIEPFGFRNTNNQYYIMNLKIDTKDVLNTMQKIEQAWDSVDEVHPLNAQFYDERIERAYADFSILFKVVGFLAFVSISIATMGLLGMSVYTAETRLKEISIRKVLGATEGSLIKLLAKSFMWLLCIAALIAVPITYFVFDSLILIDMANRINIGVIELFSGVVIIFTIGFFTIGSQTWKAAKSNPAQTLRSQ, encoded by the coding sequence ATGAAAAAACAAGGTACTCCTCCACGTTGGGCCCTTAGACTTTTAGAATGGTACTGTAGACCAGACCTTCTAGAAGATTTACAGGGCGACTTGCATGAGTACTTCGAAAGAAATATTGAAGAAAAAGGCGTTCGTAGGGCACGTCTGAATTACATCGTAGATGTATTCAAATTTTTTAAGCCCTACACGGTCAAAAAACTAGACATTCTAGATCAATTAACTCAATTCGTTATGTTTAAAAACTATTTCAAAACATCGGTTAGAAGTATAGTTCGCAACAAACTATTTTCTGCCATCAACATTGTAGGACTTGCCATCAGCATGTCCATTTGCTTACTCGTAATTTCTATAGTCTCTGAAAGTTTCAGCTACGACAAATTCCATGCAGACTACGATAGAATTCATCGAGTTATTACCCAATATCAATTCTTAGAAGACGATCCTAATGATTTTGCTTCAACCTCCATACTCGCCGGTCAAAGGACAATGGAAGAAGTACCTGGGCTGGAAGCTTCTACGATGTTGGTCTCTAATTACTCCGAAGACATCTTAATAAATGACAAGTATTACCCAATTGAAGGACGCTTTGCCACCGAAGACTTTTTTGAGGTATTCTCATTTAATGTACTTCGCGGAAATGCATCAACAGCTTTGGAAGAACCCAATTCAATCGTGATTACCGATAAAACAGCAGAAAGACTGTATGCGGGGAAAGATGCTTTAGGTAAAACAATGGTGACTAAGAGTGGAAAGAACTACTTGATCACAGCTATTGTGGAAACCCCACCACATGCGTCACATTTCACCTTTCAATCGCTGATATCTTATTCGACTTACAAGGCGGAAAGAAACGAGAACCCAGACAGTAAGTATTGGATATCGTGGAATAACATATGGAGTAATCATGTATATATTAAACTCTTAGAAAACACTAAACCAGCCGAAGTAAACGCGCGATTACTTTCCATAAGTGAAGAGGAAAACAAGGCATCAGATAGAATAAGTAATACGGTAAGTCTGCAACCCCTAACCAATATTATTATGCGATCCGACCTATCTAATAGCAATGGCAAGGTCATTGGTATAGAAGTGATCTGGATCTTAACAGGACTTACCTTGGTGATTATTCTATCGGCAGGTTTCAATTACACCAACCTTTCAATTGCCCGTTCACTGCGCAGATCAAAAGAGGTGGGAGTACGAAAGGTAATTGGTGCAACGCGAGGGCATATTTTTACGCAGTTCATCCTTGAGGCTACAATTATCTCAATGATTTCACTCTGCATATCGTTTTTCTTGTTGCAAGTGCTTAAACCACAGTTTGTACAACTATTACCAGAATTTGCAGAGGCTTATCAGCTAAACACCGAGGTTTCACTCGTACTTTATTTTATTCTTTTTGCCGTGATTATAGGGGTAATGGCAGGAACATTTCCAGCACTTTTCCTATCGAAGCTCAATGCCATTAATGCCTTAAAAAACTCTGGATCAGGCCGACTATTTTCAAGAGTCAATGTCCGTAAAGCCTTAATTGTGATTCAGTTCACACTGTCAATTGCCTTTATTGTAGCCGCTTCCATCGGGTATAAGCAGTACAAATATGCACTTGGTTTTGATTTAGGCTTTAATACCGAAAATATCCTGAATGTTCGCGTGCAAGGGAACGACGTCGGTCAACTAGAAGCGGCTTTCAGTAAAATCCCTGAAGTCACAGATATTTCAAAATCAACCCTAGTAGCCAGTACTGGCAGTACATACAGTGCAACATTCAAGTTTGAAGATCCGATGGACTCTACTAGCCTCTTTTATAATGCGGTTGACGAAAAGTATATTCCTTTAATGAAGCATGATATAATTGCCGGAACAAACTTTACAGGCCTCTCGAAAGACCCGAAAGAGGAAAGTGTTGTCATTTTGAACGAAACAGCTATTAAGCACTTCAATATGGGCACCCCTACGGAAGCTTTAGAGAAGAATGTAGAAATTGATGGCAAGAAGCTTAAGATAATAGGTGTAGTACGCGATTTTCATTATGCTAAAATCCAAGATGATATAGAACCATTTGGTTTCAGAAACACCAACAACCAATACTATATCATGAACTTAAAAATTGACACAAAAGATGTTCTTAATACCATGCAGAAAATCGAACAGGCATGGGATTCGGTCGATGAAGTTCATCCGTTGAACGCTCAATTCTATGATGAAAGAATTGAAAGAGCCTACGCTGATTTTTCAATCCTTTTTAAAGTAGTCGGCTTTTTAGCCTTCGTCTCCATTTCAATTGCTACAATGGGCCTTCTCGGAATGAGTGTTTACACGGCTGAAACGCGCTTGAAAGAAATCAGCATACGTAAAGTACTCGGTGCCACTGAAGGTAGCTTAATCAAACTCTTAGCTAAGAGTTTTATGTGGCTTTTGTGTATTGCTGCCCTTATCGCGGTACCGATCACGTACTTCGTATTTGATTCACTCATACTGATCGACATGGCCAATAGAATCAATATTGGTGTTATTGAGCTATTTTCAGGAGTTGTGATCATATTCACCATTGGCTTCTTTACCATTGGTAGTCAAACTTGGAAAGCGGCAAAATCAAATCCAGCACAAACGCTAAGGTCCCAATAA
- a CDS encoding PadR family transcriptional regulator translates to MKGTNLGEFEEVVLLTIAALLNDAYSVAICDEIARVTERKVKLSVVHAVLNRLEKKGYVKSHLGEPTKARGGRRKRFFTISHAGKVALTKVKEQRDQLWSLVPDFNLKFI, encoded by the coding sequence ATGAAGGGAACTAACCTTGGAGAATTTGAAGAAGTGGTCTTATTAACCATTGCAGCACTATTAAATGATGCTTACAGTGTAGCCATCTGCGATGAGATAGCCCGTGTGACGGAAAGAAAAGTCAAACTCAGCGTAGTGCATGCAGTACTCAACCGACTGGAGAAAAAAGGATATGTGAAATCGCACCTAGGTGAACCAACCAAAGCCAGAGGGGGTCGAAGAAAAAGATTTTTCACTATTAGCCATGCTGGAAAAGTGGCTTTGACCAAAGTAAAAGAGCAAAGAGATCAACTATGGAGCCTTGTTCCTGATTTTAACCTCAAGTTCATATGA
- the frr gene encoding ribosome recycling factor — protein sequence MEEIEIYLETAKEMMEKAVAHSKAELAKIRAGKAMPSMLDGVLVEYYGTPTPINQVASVSTPDARTIFIKPWEKSVLPNVERAIMNSDLGFNPQSDGENIIISVPQLTEERRTQLVKQSKAVTENGKVGVRNARKEANDELRKLLKEGEGVSEDAIKGAEARVQALTDDFAKKLDELLELKEADIMTI from the coding sequence ATGGAAGAAATTGAAATTTACCTTGAAACAGCCAAAGAAATGATGGAAAAGGCTGTAGCACACAGCAAAGCTGAATTAGCTAAGATTAGGGCTGGTAAAGCAATGCCGAGCATGCTTGATGGAGTTTTGGTTGAATACTACGGTACCCCTACCCCTATTAACCAAGTAGCTTCAGTGTCAACCCCCGATGCACGAACCATCTTTATTAAACCTTGGGAAAAATCAGTATTGCCTAACGTTGAAAGGGCCATCATGAATAGTGACCTTGGCTTTAACCCACAAAGTGACGGTGAAAACATAATCATTAGCGTACCTCAATTAACTGAGGAGCGCCGAACCCAGCTTGTAAAACAGTCGAAGGCCGTAACCGAAAACGGTAAAGTAGGTGTTAGAAATGCACGTAAAGAAGCGAATGATGAGTTAAGAAAATTACTCAAAGAAGGTGAAGGCGTATCGGAAGACGCGATCAAAGGTGCCGAAGCCAGAGTACAAGCATTAACTGATGATTTTGCCAAAAAATTAGACGAGCTACTAGAGCTCAAGGAAGCTGACATCATGACCATCTAA